ACTAACTATGATTTGTAGAGACAACTCTAGGAATTGAGGCATGGATGATCAGGCGCTATCAGCGCTTCTTAGGGATCTTGAATCTGATAGGGTAGAGCGCAAAGCCTCAAATTCAGATGGGAAGAAAATAAGGCAAGCAATTTGCGCTTTTGCCAACGACCTGCCGAACCATAAACAACCAGGCGTTCTGTTCATAGGAGTCAATGACGACGGCACCTGCGCTAATCTGCGTATCACAGATGACCTTTTACTAAATCTATCCAGCATACGTTCTGAGGGAAAAATTCTCCCCTTTCCTGTCTTGCAGGTAAATAAGCGAGTGATTGATGATTGTGAGATGGCTGTGATTATCGTAGAGCCCTCAGATGCTCCTCCAGTTAGATTTGATGGGCGTACCTACATACGAGTTGGCCCTAGACGTGCAATAGCTACACCTGAAGAGGAACGCCGACTAAACGAGAAAAGACGTGCAAGAGACTTACCGTTTGATTTACGCCCTTTTGTTTCTGCCACTATCAAGGATCTAAACTTAGAGGGATTCCAGCGTGAGTACTTAGCATCCGCACTTGCACCCGATGTGTTAGAGGAAAATCAAAGATCTATAGAGCAAAAGCTTATCTCCCTAAGATTTATGACACCAGAGCCAAGTGCTTATCCGACC
This portion of the Halomicronema hongdechloris C2206 genome encodes:
- a CDS encoding ATP-binding protein, with the protein product MDDQALSALLRDLESDRVERKASNSDGKKIRQAICAFANDLPNHKQPGVLFIGVNDDGTCANLRITDDLLLNLSSIRSEGKILPFPVLQVNKRVIDDCEMAVIIVEPSDAPPVRFDGRTYIRVGPRRAIATPEEERRLNEKRRARDLPFDLRPFVSATIKDLNLEGFQREYLASALAPDVLEENQRSIEQKLISLRFMTPEPSAYPTSLGILVAGKDPRQFVPGFYIQFVRFDGVDLTAPIRDQKDISGSLMDLLRYMDEVLQANISTATDIKTQSVEIQQPDYPITALQQLVRNAVMHRSYEETHAPVRVYWFQDRIEIQSPGGLFGQVNRRNFGQGVTDYRNPHLAEAMKNLGYVQRFGIGIPTAQKELKKNGNPPAEFIIEDSYILVMVRRKQ